A part of Lacibacter sp. H407 genomic DNA contains:
- the rfbD gene encoding dTDP-4-dehydrorhamnose reductase: protein MKIAVIGSNGQLGSDLIQVLSKQDHEVIGLTHTEIEISNIDSVNNTLKSIKPDFIINTAAYHVVPEAEKFPHEAFRVNGSGVLNLAKICASENIKLVHYSTDYVFDGLKKTAYTEIDTPNPLNVYANTKLAGEHFARNYCDSAYVVRVSGIYGSVPCRAKGGNFITTMIKLAKEKPEVRVVSDEILTPTSTLEIAKNTAELIKTDAFGLYHMTCEGEVSWYEFARAIWDTLDLKTPLLPASVRDFPLVVKRPFYSVLENNNLNQLSINKMPTWKQALTSFLTKEFK, encoded by the coding sequence AGTGATCTAATTCAAGTACTTTCTAAACAAGATCATGAGGTTATTGGTTTGACACATACTGAAATTGAGATTTCCAATATTGATAGTGTGAATAACACATTGAAGTCAATTAAACCTGATTTCATTATAAATACAGCAGCTTACCATGTTGTTCCTGAAGCGGAAAAATTCCCTCATGAAGCATTTAGGGTTAATGGATCGGGCGTACTTAATCTTGCAAAAATTTGTGCTAGCGAAAACATCAAGCTTGTACATTATAGTACAGACTATGTATTTGATGGACTAAAAAAAACGGCCTATACAGAAATTGACACCCCCAATCCCTTAAATGTTTATGCTAATACCAAATTAGCTGGAGAACATTTTGCACGAAACTATTGCGACTCAGCATACGTAGTTCGTGTATCTGGAATTTATGGTTCAGTTCCATGCAGAGCTAAAGGAGGGAATTTCATCACGACAATGATTAAGCTAGCGAAAGAAAAACCTGAAGTAAGAGTTGTAAGTGATGAAATATTAACACCTACTTCAACTCTTGAAATTGCTAAAAATACCGCTGAACTTATTAAAACAGATGCATTTGGACTATATCACATGACTTGTGAAGGAGAGGTTTCCTGGTATGAGTTTGCAAGAGCAATTTGGGACACATTGGATTTAAAGACCCCTTTATTACCAGCCAGTGTTAGGGATTTTCCGTTAGTTGTTAAAAGACCTTTCTATTCCGTCTTAGAGAACAACAATCTTAATCAATTAAGCATAAATAAGATGCCTACATGGAAACAGGCTCTGACTTCCTTTTTAACAAAGGAATTCAAATAA
- a CDS encoding glycosyltransferase — protein MKYWLLTTEYPPFFGGGISTYCYHTAKMLEQQAHTVSVFVNDATALNTTIVNDGSIRIIRFNATATKSSEFLGHVTNISYEFAHILKEFIEQEGKPDIIESQEYLGIAYYLLQFKHLGYAWCKDVPVIITMHSPSFLYMEYNHVSEFRYPNYWICEMERFCLQAADHVISPSQFMIDELSKRFTLNHTNIFVIPNPYTFQEQQFTIDGGNEIIFFGKLTVQKGILQLLYYFKQLWDNGFQRPLILIGGQDIVYHPEGLSMGAIVRKKYRSYINSGLLKLEDRIEPSAVEKRLVKAEVVIVPSNNDNLPYVTAEMMSLGKIVLVSEQGGHREVVENAISGFIFDHEKAGSFQQQLTTILGLDKQKKLEIGSRAQKRISEYFGYQKVYENKKQIIDRVILQRSYKKKFPYIRIKQDISRIDNIPKGNKELSVVVPFYNMGRFLDETIRSIKNSSCKVHEIIIVNDGSTEEESIQKLNTYRSEAGVVVIDTVNTGVGAARNIGIKAASGEYIAVLDADDIVEPDYYATAARILSTYENVHFVGCWTRYFENSDKIWPTFSPEPPLILYHNLINSSALVFKKESIIAAGLYDTKMTFAGLEDYASVVSMLASGYGGVVIPEPLFRYRVRNNSMIRDVSKDKKNLLVQYISNKFSSFYSNYGYELVNLYNTNGSGVQHDNPSLDYHLSDKIPFLGKHSQKVIKLIKRNRHTKNIAYQLYRFLKK, from the coding sequence GTGAAGTACTGGCTACTAACAACAGAATATCCTCCATTCTTTGGAGGAGGTATCAGCACCTACTGTTATCATACAGCAAAAATGCTGGAGCAACAGGCACATACAGTTTCTGTTTTTGTAAACGATGCAACTGCTCTGAATACTACCATCGTTAACGATGGTAGTATCAGGATTATTCGTTTCAACGCTACAGCTACAAAGTCATCTGAATTTCTAGGACATGTTACAAATATCAGTTACGAATTTGCCCACATTTTAAAAGAGTTTATTGAGCAAGAAGGTAAACCAGACATAATAGAATCCCAGGAATACCTTGGCATTGCGTACTATCTTTTACAATTTAAACATCTTGGTTACGCATGGTGCAAAGATGTGCCGGTAATTATTACGATGCATTCTCCATCTTTCCTTTACATGGAGTATAATCACGTTTCTGAATTCAGATACCCAAATTACTGGATCTGTGAAATGGAAAGGTTTTGTTTGCAAGCAGCTGATCATGTTATTTCACCAAGCCAATTTATGATTGATGAGCTTAGCAAAAGGTTCACCCTGAATCATACAAATATTTTTGTTATTCCAAACCCATACACATTTCAGGAACAACAATTTACTATTGATGGCGGGAATGAAATTATTTTTTTTGGCAAACTCACTGTTCAAAAAGGAATACTGCAATTACTATACTACTTTAAGCAACTTTGGGATAACGGTTTTCAAAGACCACTGATCTTAATAGGTGGACAGGATATTGTATACCATCCTGAAGGCTTGTCAATGGGTGCAATCGTTCGAAAAAAGTACAGATCTTATATTAACTCAGGCTTACTTAAACTTGAAGACAGGATTGAACCATCAGCAGTTGAAAAACGTCTGGTAAAAGCAGAAGTTGTCATTGTCCCAAGCAATAACGACAACTTGCCCTATGTTACTGCAGAAATGATGAGTTTAGGAAAAATTGTCCTGGTATCAGAACAGGGTGGGCACCGTGAAGTAGTTGAAAACGCAATAAGTGGTTTTATTTTCGACCATGAAAAAGCAGGCTCATTTCAACAGCAATTAACTACTATCCTTGGACTTGATAAGCAAAAGAAACTGGAGATTGGTAGCAGAGCACAGAAAAGAATCAGCGAATATTTCGGCTATCAAAAAGTTTATGAAAATAAAAAACAAATCATTGATCGTGTTATTCTCCAAAGGAGTTATAAAAAAAAGTTTCCATATATTCGGATTAAACAGGATATTTCAAGAATTGACAATATTCCAAAGGGCAATAAAGAACTATCGGTCGTAGTCCCTTTTTATAATATGGGACGTTTCCTGGATGAAACAATTCGTTCGATCAAAAACAGCTCTTGTAAAGTCCATGAAATTATAATTGTTAACGATGGCAGTACGGAAGAAGAAAGCATTCAAAAACTAAACACTTACAGATCTGAAGCTGGGGTAGTTGTCATTGACACAGTTAACACAGGTGTTGGCGCAGCCAGAAATATAGGAATTAAAGCCGCTAGTGGTGAATATATTGCTGTGCTTGATGCAGATGACATTGTTGAACCCGACTACTACGCAACTGCAGCAAGAATATTGTCAACTTATGAGAATGTACATTTTGTTGGTTGCTGGACCCGCTACTTTGAAAACTCAGATAAAATATGGCCAACATTTTCACCAGAGCCGCCATTAATTTTGTACCACAATCTTATCAATTCCAGTGCACTAGTTTTTAAAAAAGAGAGTATTATAGCAGCAGGTTTATATGATACAAAAATGACTTTTGCAGGCCTTGAAGATTACGCATCAGTTGTCTCCATGCTTGCTTCAGGTTATGGTGGAGTAGTTATACCTGAACCACTATTCCGATATAGGGTTCGTAACAATTCAATGATTCGGGATGTTTCCAAGGACAAGAAAAATCTGCTTGTACAGTACATCAGCAATAAGTTTAGTTCTTTTTACAGTAATTATGGCTACGAGTTGGTTAATCTCTATAATACAAATGGTTCTGGTGTTCAACACGATAACCCCTCGTTAGACTATCATCTTTCTGACAAGATTCCTTTCTTAGGAAAGCATTCGCAAAAAGTTATAAAACTCATAAAGCGAAACAGACATACAAAAAACATTGCTTATCAATTATACCGGTTTCTAAAAAAATAA
- a CDS encoding methyltransferase domain-containing protein: protein MTREEKLLYKIDKTLLGVEIGPSHNPIAPKKSGFNVHIIDHMNKDELIKKYKDHNVDLSNIEEVDFVWKGESYSELTRRSKSYSWILASHVIEHTPDIISFLNECDAILKENGVLSLAIPDVRYCFDYFRPITGVSKVIDAYLHKNKIHTPGTAAEYFLNFAKRDGNISWFEGYRGELALEFSIEDAYNQMNAVIRDKIYLDLHSWCFTPTSFRLLIQDLNSLGLINLKEVSFFPSEGCEFFIKLSREGTGYLTNRIDALKTIKAELSI, encoded by the coding sequence ATGACCAGAGAAGAAAAACTTTTGTATAAGATTGACAAAACCTTGCTTGGTGTTGAAATTGGCCCAAGCCATAACCCTATTGCTCCAAAAAAATCTGGATTCAACGTTCATATCATTGATCATATGAACAAAGACGAACTTATTAAAAAATACAAAGATCACAATGTAGATCTTTCGAATATTGAGGAAGTAGATTTTGTATGGAAAGGGGAATCATATTCTGAGTTAACCAGAAGAAGTAAATCCTACTCTTGGATACTGGCATCGCATGTAATTGAGCATACGCCAGATATTATATCATTCCTAAACGAATGTGATGCGATTTTAAAAGAAAACGGGGTCTTGTCCCTTGCCATTCCCGATGTTCGATATTGCTTCGACTATTTTCGGCCTATTACCGGCGTTTCTAAAGTAATAGATGCCTATTTGCACAAAAACAAAATCCACACTCCCGGTACAGCAGCTGAATATTTTCTGAATTTTGCAAAAAGAGATGGGAATATTTCTTGGTTTGAGGGATATAGAGGAGAATTAGCACTCGAATTCTCAATAGAGGATGCCTACAATCAGATGAATGCAGTGATAAGAGATAAAATATACCTTGATTTACATTCATGGTGTTTTACTCCAACATCATTCAGGCTTTTAATACAAGACTTGAATTCGCTTGGTCTAATTAATCTTAAAGAGGTGTCCTTCTTTCCCTCGGAAGGATGTGAGTTTTTTATCAAACTTAGCAGAGAAGGAACGGGATATTTAACAAATCGGATAGACGCACTTAAGACAATAAAAGCAGAATTATCAATTTAG
- a CDS encoding rhamnan synthesis F family protein, with product MSINFKPEILKATESKADFDIKFRNESNLTAQLCVFSSYSFTGEIDEYIYYYLQQLKKAGFSIAFVSTSKLSNKCINILSEYAFLIIERKNTCPDFGSWKIALEILNFPQNFDAILLANDSVFGPLYELPPIIKSMKKRFDIWGMTASLEIEYHLQSYFLYFSKKVIQSSHWKSFWQNIDTTLTKTQVIGLYEVGLSKHFLSANFSLGSYTDVEILSKSHRNGEKYLNPTLGFWRLLIERFEFPFLKREVLIKEDIDKIYWQRGLYVNTGNWKSIIKKNTNYPVEKIDSFLKEYYEVKKENNTDYILQKRKFLFLTHNIEIGGAQRVLLNFLKWLKTNTDIPFEIIVCREGRHDLLTEFSTFGNLTFFYSLSNIEKNSIKNRLISENISLIFSNTMVNGEAMKFLSFLEVPKIIFVHELSYVLNQFSSITDNLDWFRTEVEHFICCAESVQKNLINFLQLEPAKTSVINEFIDIQENDLQSDNTENLRKELNIPNDAFVIGMSGTFEWRKSADLLPIIGMSICNKAENIHIVWLGADKTCQLYNDISLEINKTNFKSKIHLIEKQHDSQPYFKLFNVFLMISREDPFPLVNLESGAMGTPVICFENTGGSEEYVKLGTGHSVPYLDIPSLVSKVMDYYQNPHLLKNERSKISSIVKQNFSTEILAPKVLNVISKEYDITELALIKEPSVTILTHIFFDHTWEEIKTSIRHFDRGNNHFLFSISEVCINKDAIISDIKRTFRNSYVIVTSNVGRDIGSKFALIELYLMLGINSSYLIFLHDKQSLHTLVGDSWKKNLFKILDPNNYRSIISLFETENAGIIGAKEHFINEYNPQTETFRHNNDLSKEYLKNYKIQINDYEYISGTIYWLKSSIIKDFFTTHNPINLRHELESGNVLDEKVSTKVHTWERMFCWITKNSGHTIKGI from the coding sequence ATGTCGATTAATTTTAAGCCGGAAATATTAAAAGCAACAGAGAGCAAAGCAGATTTTGATATTAAATTTCGAAATGAATCGAATTTAACAGCCCAATTATGTGTCTTTTCATCCTATAGTTTTACTGGAGAAATTGATGAATACATTTATTACTATTTGCAGCAATTAAAAAAAGCAGGGTTTTCAATTGCATTTGTATCTACAAGTAAATTATCAAATAAGTGTATTAACATTCTTAGCGAATACGCCTTCCTAATAATTGAAAGAAAAAACACGTGTCCTGATTTTGGATCTTGGAAAATTGCATTGGAAATTCTAAACTTCCCACAGAATTTTGATGCAATTCTGCTGGCAAATGACAGTGTCTTTGGGCCTTTGTATGAGTTGCCTCCAATCATTAAATCCATGAAAAAGCGATTTGACATTTGGGGAATGACAGCAAGCCTTGAAATCGAATACCATTTACAAAGCTATTTTCTATATTTTTCAAAAAAGGTTATTCAAAGCAGTCATTGGAAAAGCTTCTGGCAAAATATCGATACCACACTCACCAAAACACAGGTTATAGGCCTTTATGAAGTGGGGCTCTCGAAGCATTTCTTGTCGGCAAATTTCAGCTTAGGTTCATACACTGATGTTGAAATATTAAGCAAAAGCCATCGTAATGGAGAAAAATACTTGAATCCAACTTTAGGCTTTTGGCGTTTGTTAATTGAACGCTTTGAATTCCCGTTTCTTAAGAGAGAAGTACTCATTAAAGAAGATATTGACAAAATTTACTGGCAAAGAGGATTATATGTTAACACAGGAAATTGGAAGAGTATAATCAAAAAAAATACAAACTACCCAGTAGAAAAAATTGATTCCTTTTTGAAAGAGTATTACGAAGTAAAAAAAGAAAATAATACAGACTATATCCTTCAAAAACGCAAGTTTTTGTTTCTTACACATAACATTGAAATAGGAGGGGCGCAGCGAGTGCTGCTGAACTTTCTAAAATGGCTGAAAACTAATACTGACATCCCTTTCGAAATTATAGTTTGCAGAGAAGGCCGACATGATTTACTGACAGAATTTTCTACTTTTGGAAATTTGACATTTTTCTACTCACTTTCAAACATTGAAAAAAATAGTATTAAAAACAGGCTTATCAGTGAAAATATTTCTCTGATTTTTTCAAATACTATGGTTAATGGGGAAGCAATGAAGTTTTTGTCATTTCTTGAAGTCCCCAAAATCATTTTTGTTCATGAGCTTTCATATGTGCTCAATCAGTTCTCCTCAATAACAGATAATCTTGATTGGTTTCGTACTGAGGTAGAACACTTTATTTGCTGTGCCGAATCTGTGCAAAAGAACTTAATTAATTTCTTACAACTAGAACCTGCAAAGACAAGTGTTATTAACGAGTTCATTGATATACAAGAAAATGATTTACAGTCTGACAACACAGAAAATTTACGAAAAGAATTAAACATACCGAATGATGCCTTCGTAATAGGCATGTCCGGGACTTTTGAATGGCGGAAATCAGCAGACTTGTTGCCAATTATTGGAATGAGCATCTGTAATAAAGCTGAAAATATTCATATAGTTTGGCTAGGTGCCGATAAAACCTGCCAACTATACAATGACATTTCTTTAGAAATAAACAAAACCAACTTTAAAAGTAAAATCCATTTGATCGAAAAACAACACGACTCTCAACCTTATTTTAAGTTGTTCAATGTTTTTTTAATGATCTCGAGGGAGGACCCTTTCCCACTTGTAAACCTTGAAAGTGGTGCTATGGGAACACCCGTTATCTGTTTTGAAAATACAGGTGGTTCTGAGGAATATGTGAAGCTTGGCACTGGTCACTCCGTTCCATATCTAGATATTCCTTCGTTGGTATCTAAAGTAATGGACTATTACCAAAATCCACATTTGTTGAAAAATGAAAGATCAAAAATTTCCTCAATCGTAAAACAAAACTTTTCAACTGAAATTCTGGCTCCAAAAGTTTTGAACGTTATTTCAAAAGAGTATGATATTACTGAGCTTGCACTTATAAAAGAACCATCTGTAACAATTCTTACACATATCTTTTTCGATCATACCTGGGAGGAAATAAAAACAAGTATCAGGCATTTCGACAGAGGTAATAATCATTTTTTATTTAGCATCAGTGAGGTCTGTATAAATAAGGATGCGATTATTTCTGACATAAAAAGAACTTTTAGAAACTCATACGTTATTGTTACCTCAAACGTTGGCCGTGACATTGGAAGTAAGTTTGCACTCATCGAATTATACTTAATGCTTGGCATTAATAGTAGTTACTTGATCTTTCTGCATGACAAGCAGAGCCTCCATACATTGGTTGGTGATTCTTGGAAGAAAAATCTTTTTAAAATATTAGACCCCAACAACTATAGAAGTATTATATCCCTTTTTGAAACCGAAAACGCAGGCATCATAGGTGCAAAAGAGCATTTCATTAATGAATATAATCCGCAAACAGAAACGTTTAGACATAATAATGATCTTTCAAAGGAGTACCTGAAAAATTACAAAATTCAAATTAATGACTATGAATATATTTCAGGTACGATTTATTGGTTAAAATCTTCGATAATAAAAGATTTCTTTACCACGCATAATCCAATTAACCTTCGACATGAACTCGAATCAGGCAACGTTCTTGATGAGAAGGTTAGCACGAAAGTTCATACGTGGGAACGTATGTTTTGTTGGATTACAAAAAATTCAGGACACACTATAAAAGGCATTTAA
- a CDS encoding rhamnan synthesis F family protein has protein sequence MQSHSKICLFVHYNRRSEISDYVLIFLKSLSTLHYRILLLSNSEISEHSRTRVEKEIPNCRFFLRENKGADFGAWSWAFANNLIPKDTDYLLLANDSVIGPFFNLAYHFESMYKDDQSDFWGLTDNFQGAWHIQSYFLLLNRQVLQSHAFQKVFSQNFNNKTKLEIIKDGEVRLSQELIAAGFKGRALFPYEDLDSEKDSVFSQNSTHFYWDTLITKFKYPFLKRDLLLQNPENIRNLNSVFHVVRKVSDFNTELIKSVIVNSLEPTSPVTVPDKKISILCHLYYPHSIYYFLSKLSILKSFKADFYFNLSDGLMYDEDFIDVLTRSFSGSVILHTPNKGRDIGGKFALIDAMLKSENKTDYTLIIHDKLSPHTPTGKTWRDKLFKVIEPERIEIVLSEFEANKKTGIIGTKDFVKTEFNPDKKEFDCTSNDILLQKLKDYKLHPKDFNFIAGTIFWIRSSVLESFFTEHKPLAIRKDFETGNALDFTKGTLIHAWERLFTMISTSQGYKIKGI, from the coding sequence ATGCAAAGTCATTCTAAAATATGCTTATTTGTACACTACAATCGTCGAAGTGAAATATCTGACTATGTATTAATTTTCTTAAAGTCACTTTCTACATTACACTATAGAATACTGCTTTTGTCAAATTCCGAGATTTCTGAGCACAGTAGAACAAGGGTTGAAAAGGAAATACCTAACTGCCGTTTTTTTTTGCGGGAAAATAAAGGCGCTGATTTTGGTGCATGGAGCTGGGCATTTGCAAACAATCTTATACCAAAAGATACAGACTATCTACTATTAGCTAATGACAGTGTCATTGGCCCTTTTTTCAATTTAGCCTACCACTTTGAATCCATGTACAAGGACGATCAATCTGATTTTTGGGGATTAACTGACAACTTTCAAGGGGCATGGCATATACAATCGTATTTTTTACTGTTGAATAGGCAGGTTTTACAATCGCATGCCTTCCAAAAAGTATTCTCTCAGAATTTTAATAATAAAACAAAGCTTGAAATTATTAAGGATGGTGAAGTAAGGCTAAGTCAGGAATTGATTGCTGCAGGGTTTAAAGGGAGGGCTTTGTTTCCTTATGAAGATCTCGATTCTGAAAAAGACAGTGTGTTTAGTCAGAATTCAACTCATTTCTATTGGGATACGCTAATAACCAAATTTAAATACCCATTTCTAAAACGTGACCTGCTGCTACAAAATCCTGAAAACATTCGCAATCTAAACTCAGTATTTCACGTAGTTCGGAAAGTTTCCGATTTCAATACAGAATTGATAAAATCAGTTATAGTAAATAGTTTAGAGCCCACATCGCCAGTCACAGTACCGGATAAAAAAATCAGTATATTATGTCATCTTTATTATCCTCATAGTATCTATTACTTCCTTTCAAAGCTCTCTATCTTAAAATCGTTTAAAGCCGATTTTTATTTTAACCTTTCAGATGGATTAATGTATGACGAAGATTTTATAGATGTCCTTACCCGATCTTTCTCAGGATCAGTAATTTTACACACTCCAAACAAAGGACGGGACATCGGGGGGAAGTTTGCTCTGATTGATGCAATGTTAAAGTCCGAAAACAAAACAGATTATACTTTAATCATTCATGATAAGCTTAGCCCGCACACACCAACAGGAAAAACCTGGCGAGATAAACTTTTTAAAGTGATTGAGCCGGAAAGAATTGAGATTGTCCTATCAGAGTTTGAAGCAAATAAAAAAACAGGCATTATAGGCACTAAAGATTTTGTAAAAACTGAATTCAACCCCGATAAAAAAGAATTTGATTGTACAAGTAATGATATCCTCTTACAAAAGCTGAAAGACTATAAGCTTCACCCAAAAGACTTCAACTTCATTGCAGGCACCATTTTTTGGATACGAAGTTCAGTTTTAGAATCATTCTTTACCGAACACAAGCCTCTTGCGATCAGAAAAGATTTTGAAACTGGCAATGCACTTGACTTTACCAAAGGAACATTAATACATGCATGGGAACGATTATTTACGATGATCTCGACATCACAAGGCTATAAAATTAAAGGCATTTAA
- a CDS encoding ABC transporter permease: MLLKIVKDWVSSNNKLERIWLLAKIEFKLRYYENKLGLLWALLKPIMDICIYYVVFKIVMKSDVPAFASFLFIGLIIWNFFVESTSGTIQILNTKKYLYEYSNMNKLEIYISTLMSNAIGFFFNFLMFLLFYNFLEKDSVGISIQNIWIVVIFLNLFILSLGVSLILSNIYIIAKDISQIWLVFTSFLFFLSPIFYSLKVFKEALPSFDYGNPVAGLIINARKIMMEKSSPDFTLLVWDLAYALFLFLLGLVVLNKLGSKAAEKL; the protein is encoded by the coding sequence ATGCTTCTAAAAATTGTAAAAGATTGGGTTAGCAGTAACAATAAACTTGAAAGAATTTGGCTTCTTGCTAAGATTGAGTTTAAATTGAGGTACTATGAAAACAAACTGGGTTTGCTTTGGGCACTACTTAAACCCATCATGGACATTTGTATTTACTATGTTGTTTTTAAAATTGTTATGAAATCCGATGTGCCTGCATTTGCTTCATTTCTTTTTATTGGTCTCATAATCTGGAACTTTTTTGTAGAATCTACATCTGGAACCATACAAATTCTTAATACAAAAAAATACTTGTACGAATACAGTAACATGAATAAGCTGGAGATCTATATTTCTACCTTAATGAGTAATGCAATAGGTTTTTTCTTCAATTTCCTAATGTTTTTACTTTTCTATAATTTTCTTGAAAAAGATTCTGTTGGCATAAGCATTCAGAACATTTGGATAGTTGTAATCTTTCTCAACCTTTTCATTCTTTCACTGGGAGTATCACTTATACTCTCTAATATTTACATTATCGCAAAAGATATTTCGCAAATCTGGCTGGTATTTACAAGCTTTCTTTTTTTCTTATCGCCTATTTTTTACAGCTTAAAAGTATTTAAAGAGGCGTTGCCTTCATTTGATTACGGCAACCCTGTTGCCGGGCTCATTATCAATGCTAGAAAAATAATGATGGAAAAAAGTTCGCCTGATTTCACTCTACTTGTCTGGGATTTGGCCTATGCATTGTTTCTGTTTCTTTTAGGATTAGTAGTATTAAACAAACTTGGTTCAAAAGCTGCTGAAAAACTTTAA
- a CDS encoding class I SAM-dependent methyltransferase, which translates to MSNNEMEYTGERYVPELSAAKISYEHWHRYFFAGRFCNQKKVLDIASGEGFGSAFLAKSATSVIGVDVSEEAINHANEKYRIQNLQFLKSNATQLPFNDNFFDVIVSFETLEHINEVDQQLFLSEVSRTICQDGLLIISTPNKKVYSDEANYSNPYHLAEFYRKDFELFLRQFFPNVSFFEQQIIGGSEISNGDDTIYTIDHLHMGANEYKPGRADSKKEKEYLIAVCSKETLPSLQGSILLDDDNSLINQYQKPH; encoded by the coding sequence ATGTCGAATAACGAAATGGAATATACTGGAGAAAGATATGTACCAGAGTTATCTGCTGCAAAAATTAGCTACGAGCATTGGCATCGATACTTTTTTGCCGGCCGTTTTTGCAACCAAAAAAAGGTATTGGATATCGCAAGTGGCGAAGGTTTTGGATCAGCCTTCTTAGCAAAATCAGCCACTTCAGTAATCGGCGTTGACGTGTCTGAAGAAGCGATTAATCATGCAAACGAAAAGTACAGGATTCAGAATTTACAATTCCTGAAATCCAACGCTACACAACTGCCTTTTAATGACAACTTCTTTGATGTTATCGTCTCGTTTGAAACACTTGAGCATATTAACGAAGTGGATCAACAGTTATTTCTTAGCGAAGTTTCAAGAACTATTTGTCAGGATGGCTTATTGATTATCTCAACTCCAAACAAAAAAGTCTATTCAGATGAAGCTAATTACTCAAACCCCTATCATTTAGCTGAATTTTATAGAAAAGATTTTGAACTATTTCTAAGGCAGTTCTTTCCTAATGTTTCATTTTTTGAACAACAAATAATTGGTGGCAGTGAAATATCTAATGGAGATGATACGATATATACTATAGACCATCTTCATATGGGTGCAAATGAATATAAGCCAGGGAGAGCTGATTCTAAAAAAGAAAAAGAATATCTCATTGCAGTCTGTTCTAAAGAAACGCTTCCTTCTCTCCAGGGTAGCATTTTGTTAGATGATGATAATAGCCTTATAAATCAATATCAAAAACCACACTAA
- a CDS encoding ABC transporter ATP-binding protein, with translation MEKVIALSAKNISKTFEISEDSHNTVKHRLFNLFNPPRRKKIPALKMTSFEINKGECVGLLGRNGCGKSTLVKLLAGVYPTDTGYVKINGSTMLMNLGVGMSHELTARENIYVSGSVLGMKIKEIDAIFDTIVDFAELREFIDTKIKYFSSGMVARLGFSIAVNAGADIMFLDEIFAVGDMKFQEKAIKVFESSWIQGKTVVLVSHSMDTIQKYCSRAGFMKNGEMVYFGNTEKAIELYMADNQ, from the coding sequence ATGGAAAAAGTGATCGCATTGAGCGCAAAAAATATCAGTAAGACATTTGAAATATCAGAGGATAGTCACAATACCGTAAAACACAGATTGTTTAACTTATTCAATCCTCCCAGAAGAAAAAAAATACCTGCGTTAAAAATGACCTCGTTCGAGATCAATAAAGGCGAATGTGTGGGATTGTTAGGACGAAACGGATGTGGCAAATCAACACTCGTAAAATTATTAGCAGGCGTATATCCTACCGATACAGGCTATGTAAAAATAAACGGCAGCACCATGCTCATGAATCTAGGTGTAGGTATGAGCCATGAACTGACTGCAAGGGAAAATATTTATGTGTCGGGTTCTGTATTAGGAATGAAGATCAAAGAGATTGATGCCATCTTTGATACGATCGTTGATTTTGCCGAGCTGCGTGAGTTCATTGATACAAAGATCAAGTATTTCTCATCTGGTATGGTTGCCCGTCTTGGATTCTCTATTGCAGTAAATGCTGGTGCAGACATTATGTTCCTAGATGAAATTTTTGCGGTAGGCGATATGAAGTTCCAGGAAAAAGCGATCAAGGTTTTTGAAAGTTCCTGGATACAAGGAAAAACAGTTGTTCTTGTTAGTCACTCAATGGATACAATCCAGAAATACTGCAGTCGTGCCGGTTTTATGAAAAACGGCGAAATGGTCTACTTCGGCAATACTGAAAAAGCAATCGAACTCTACATGGCCGATAATCAATAA